In Kangiella koreensis DSM 16069, the DNA window TGTAGGATAGTAATGACCCGTCTAGTTCGCATACAACATCTCGCTACACTAGACGGTTACAATAATGACTAGCCATTACCATTGTTTGCGCCAGTTGATGCTTACCGTACGACCACGTCCGGTAAAGTTACGGCCGTCATTGCCCGCTGTTTGTGCGTAGTAAGTGAAGTAGTATTCATCGAAAAGGTTTTCCAGACCGATAGTAAACTCACCTGCATTTTGCGTTGCAATGTTCATGGTGAAATCTACAGTGTCATAACCATCAAAGTTATTAATAGCTTCGGCACCTGTATAAATATTTCGATCAAACAACTTATTCCATTGCAGACGCGTATTGATATCTCCAGTCCAGTACTGAGACCAGTACAGGTTCAAGCGACGCGGTGTCATGTTGCTGCCACCTAATGGAGTATCAACCTGACCATCACCATCGCTATCAAAGTCACCATCAGTGTCTGCGTACATCAAACCAATTGTGGCATCATTGTTCAGTGCATAGTTGGTATCAATTTCAAAACCTGAAATCTCAGTCTTTTCACGATTGACGATGAAGATACCATCCGAGTTAGGCGACAAACGCGCTCCAAGGTCTGAATTTGATTCGAAGTAGCTTGCCGAAAAGTTTAGCGAGTCACCGCGATATTCAACACCCACTTCATTATTATCAGTCACCACAGGCTGAAGGTTCAGGAAAGTTTCGACCTGCTGATCAGGTTGGTCAATTGCACGCAACACTCGACCCACATCAGGCATGCTGAATGCTTCAGAAACACTGATAAAACCACGCCATTCGGAGTTAAAGTTATAGACCGCACCAAAGTTGGTTAGCAGCTCATTAAATGAAGGGCTACCGCCCTCAACAAAGGTACTGTTGTATGAATACAGAGTCGTGAAGTCATCAACTTTCAAGTTGCCGTATTCATAACGCAAACCAGCACTTAAGGTTAAACCATTATTCATATAGCGGGCTTGCACATAAGGAGCCCAGTTCTCAAAGCTGGTTTCTGGCACCCACTTACGACCTGTCTGCGCCAACTCTTGATAAGTTGTGTCCTCAAGGAAGTCGACACCAGCGGTCATATCCACTGGCATATCCGCAATTTGCTGCCAGTTAAGCGTTACGCGTGAACCTAATTTACTGGAGTCATTACGTGACTGATCAAAAATATCAGTACCATATGCAGGGTCCTGGAACGTTGCAAAACGACCGCCACCATATAGTGCAGAAAAATCTTGTGAGAAAAGTTGCCAATTCAGTGCACCGCCAAGGAAGTCGCTATCACGCCACTCAAAGCTGGCAGTAGTTATTTCATTCTCAGCAGGATCACCTTCTAGTAAGCCACGCTCTGATATTGCAGGAATACCAGCGGCACGATCGCCGGTAACTGTAATATAGTCACCATTAGAAGCCAATTCATAGTGATTCAACATCACACGGAATTCTTGCTCGTTGTTAAGACGGTAGACAAACTTACCAAAAATATCCTGGCTTGAAGAATCCATGGTATCGCCCTGAGTGGTATCAACACCGATAGCGTTACCGTTACCATCAAAATATAAGCCCGTTTCACGCAAATGCGCGCCCAGCATGATTTCGTAATCGTCAGTGCCATGACTCCATAAATAGCCCGCATGGTAACCAAGACTATCGCCTGAATCGGTAGGTTGCATCGAAACACCCGCGTTCACTTCATGCGAAGTGCCACTAGCTGATTTGGTCACGATGTTAATAATACCGCCGCTGGCACCCATTCCCTGAATGGCGCTAGCACCATGAATAACCTCAACACGTTCAATCATTAACGGGTCAATAGTATTGGCAGCACGCGCACCATCACGTAATGGATTTGACTGAGGGACACCATCAATCAAATACAGAGGTTTGCGACCACGAAGAGTTTCACCCGAACTGGTTAGTTTCTGGCGTGATGGACTGAATGAAGGCACCAGGTTCCCTAGGATATCGGATAAAGAATTAGCGACAGACAACTGCAAACGGATTTCTTCACCGTCAATGACTGTAATTGTTGCTGGAACTGAACTGGCCGGTAATGGCGCGCGAGTGGCCATGATGGTTAATACTTCGGCGTCTTCTTTGGACACTGACTGCTCAGAAGTGCTTTCTTCTGCTGCGTATACTTTCCCTGATAGAGCTAAGCCCGATAAAGCTGCTAAAACAGCTATTGAAATGACTGATTGTTTCATGACTTTACAAATCTTCTTAAATGAGGATGCAAATGATAACAATTCCCATTAGCAGATCAAGTCTTTTTTGCATTAACCTATAAAATTATAAACATGAACTTTATAAGGTTAACACCATAGGACAAACAGCTCCCAAATAAGCATCAGGGATTGCCTTTTCTGGGCAATTCATATATCTTACGCCGCCTAGATTGCAAGGCAGTCTAGGCAATTTACGGTGAAGTGTCCGAGTGGCTGAAGGAGCACGCCTGGAAAGTGTGTATACGTTAATAGCGTATCGAGGGTTCGAATCCCTCCTTCACCGCCATACAATAAATACCCGCCTTGTGCGGGTATTTTTGTATCTACGGTAGGGATGAACTTTGAACAGCAAAGCTGCCCGAAGGGTAACGAGCGAAGCTCCACTATAATCCATCTGACCCACAGGGCAAGTAATGCTCCAAGCATTACTATTGCATTCCCCACATCCATGTGGGTCAGATGTGAGGAATAATCGAACTTATCCAGAACAAGTTTAGTGCTTCACCAACCTACAATCTAAAAAGCAAAATTTAGGCTCTCTGAGCTTCCC includes these proteins:
- a CDS encoding TonB-dependent receptor, whose protein sequence is MKQSVISIAVLAALSGLALSGKVYAAEESTSEQSVSKEDAEVLTIMATRAPLPASSVPATITVIDGEEIRLQLSVANSLSDILGNLVPSFSPSRQKLTSSGETLRGRKPLYLIDGVPQSNPLRDGARAANTIDPLMIERVEVIHGASAIQGMGASGGIINIVTKSASGTSHEVNAGVSMQPTDSGDSLGYHAGYLWSHGTDDYEIMLGAHLRETGLYFDGNGNAIGVDTTQGDTMDSSSQDIFGKFVYRLNNEQEFRVMLNHYELASNGDYITVTGDRAAGIPAISERGLLEGDPAENEITTASFEWRDSDFLGGALNWQLFSQDFSALYGGGRFATFQDPAYGTDIFDQSRNDSSKLGSRVTLNWQQIADMPVDMTAGVDFLEDTTYQELAQTGRKWVPETSFENWAPYVQARYMNNGLTLSAGLRYEYGNLKVDDFTTLYSYNSTFVEGGSPSFNELLTNFGAVYNFNSEWRGFISVSEAFSMPDVGRVLRAIDQPDQQVETFLNLQPVVTDNNEVGVEYRGDSLNFSASYFESNSDLGARLSPNSDGIFIVNREKTEISGFEIDTNYALNNDATIGLMYADTDGDFDSDGDGQVDTPLGGSNMTPRRLNLYWSQYWTGDINTRLQWNKLFDRNIYTGAEAINNFDGYDTVDFTMNIATQNAGEFTIGLENLFDEYYFTYYAQTAGNDGRNFTGRGRTVSINWRKQW